CCCACGTCGCCTCCTCCTCTGTTCTGTTCACAGAGGGGGTCGTGGGCAGAGCCGATGCCCGCCACGGCACCGGCCGACGTCGTGGCGGCCATCCGGCCGGCGACCCCGGCCTACAAGACCCCGGTGCCCCTCCCTCTGACCCTAGCCCCCGACCCCCCTCGCTCGCGCTCTCCCCACAGCCTCTCGCtcacccctccccctctctctgtTTTGACGGCCGGGCGggacgtcaccacgccgtcgtcaagcccgcggccaccggccaccgctCACCGCACCGACGAGTTCAAGAGGATCGCCATCGTAGACCTCGTCCATCCAGAGCATCAAATCAAGCGGAGCCGCACCGATTTGCCGCCATCGATCTCGTCTTCGACATcctgcaccgacggccgccgtcgtCGATTCGCTCGACCCCGACCGTCCCCAGCCTCCCCGACCACGTCCCCGGCTCCTTGGTGAGCTTCTCCTCCGGATTCCCCCTTCCTCAGCCTTGATTTGGTCGCCGTTTGCTGTCCCGAGCTCATCCGAGTCCGCTTGTACGCGTACATACGTGCGTGAGTATTTGCTCGCGCTGCTCCTGCTGCCGCCACGCGCGGCCGCGCCGCGCCCGCCTGCGTCTACTGCTGCTCTTGCCGCGCGCCTCCCAACTGCTGCTGCTCGTGGCCGCTGCCTCATGTGTTGCCGTTGCTGCCGCTAAAACTCTGTTCCTGCTCCCTGCTAGCTCCGCTGTTGTTGCTGATTTGCTGATGCTGCTGCCACTTCCCGCGCCGGCGTACGCCTCCGCCCGCCTGCGTGTGTGCCCCGTCGTAGCCAGGCCACGCCCACGCGCGGCTGCCGCCGCTTGTCACCATGCA
The sequence above is drawn from the Triticum aestivum cultivar Chinese Spring chromosome 7A, IWGSC CS RefSeq v2.1, whole genome shotgun sequence genome and encodes:
- the LOC123151739 gene encoding anti-sigma-I factor RsgI2-like gives rise to the protein MPATAPADVVAAIRPATPAYKTPVPLPLTLAPDPPRSRSPHSLSLTPPPLSVLTAGRDVTTPSSSPRPPATAHRTDEFKRIAIVDLVHPEHQIKRSRTDLPPSISSSTSCTDGRRRRFARPRPSPASPTTSPAPCSAVVADLLMLLPLPAPAYASARLRVCPVVARPRPRAAAAACHHAAPRPAPSSYVCRCCSTESTIATTYCSYD